The Calditrichota bacterium genome includes the window TGCTGATTTCTTTTTTTATGCCGTTTTTAATTATATCAGCCCGTTTATGACTCTATTATTTGCATTCTTTCAAATAAAGATTAGAAAGCTTTCCAGTTCTGTAGAAAAAATCAAATAATGGTTTGGTTGAGGACAATTATTACGGAAAACAGAGAAAGCTTAAATAAGCTCATCCACATTATCTTCATTAATTGCAGGGCAGCCGGAAAGTAACAAATGCTCATTAAGAGGATGTTGAAGTACAAGCAGTGGAAATGATGCTAGATGAAGAGTATTAAAATATTCTTCAAGCCTCCCTCCGGAACTGACATATAAAAATAAAACCTGGCTCACTTGCTTAAACAAAAGATTGTCCCTTTTATCAATGTCGCTTTTTGCAGCCCTTTTTTGTCGACTTTGCGCTGAGATAAGTAACAATTTATTTTCATCATCTAACGTGTGTAACTTTTGGCTAATTTTCAATTGTGATAAATCTTTTGCCGTATAGAAAATAATATTGGCCTGCATTTTATTATTCGTTTTTTCAACCATTTTTTTTTCCAGAGGTGCCTGCCACCCACCTGCAATAGAAATATTCTTTTCCATCAATTTTGAAAACAATTTTTCTGCAAAAGGATAAATTTCCTTCGGTGTTTCTTTTGATGAAAAAACAGCAATTATTTTTTGGCTTAATAATTCAATATTACCTTGTGACTCAAACTGAGTAAGTAATTTCATATATCACGTTATTAAAATGATGAATTATTTTAGCTTAGCAAATCAACGTTATTTTATCAAGTTGAATTTTTGACAAAAAAAAACCTCGCCGTTTCCGGAGAGGTAAATTTAAAAACCAAACATTTATTTTTTTCTATGATAAAAGTGATGCCAGGATAATTCCAAGAATCAGCCAGATTGGAATCGAAATAAGTAAAGCCCAGATAATTCCATTCGCCGTCTTTAGTGAAGTTGCTAATCCTTTTTTCTCCAAAGCACGGTTAATTTTCATTCGTACTTCTTCAATATGGAAGGGTTTGGTCAAATAATCATATGCGCCTTTTTTAATAGCCTCAACTGCAGTTTCAATTGTTGGATGAGCAGTGATCATCAAAAAAATCACTTTCTTGTCATCATTTCTTACTCTTTTTAAGAGCTCAATACCATCCATTTCCGGCATATAAAGGTCTGACAGAACTACATCAATTTTATTATTCTTAATTACTTCCAGCGCTTCTGCCCCACCACTTGCTACATATGGAACATAATTCATGCTTTTTAAAACATTATGTAAGGTATCCCTTACATCTTCTTCATCATCGACAACTAAAATATGGCGGCTTTCACTCATTTTTCAGATTCTCCAAATCAATAGGATTGTACATTTTGTGACATCGGATTAAATATATAATAATTTAGCAATAATTTCATTATTTAAGAAGCAGTTTGCTTGATGTTTTTTTCAATGGTCTCTTTAAAACTTGTCCATCTAAACTCATCCAGTAACTGCCCTAATTTGGAGAGATTATTTTTTATGTTATAATAATGTCTTGCAGATTGAATTTTACCCAACTCAACCTTTGGTTGGTCTGCATCAAATTCCCAGGGATGCATATACATGATTGCCGGAATTCCCTCTTTATTTACTGATTTTATTCCCATTCGGGTAAACCAGTTTGGGAAAATTCGCAAATAGCCGCCGCCACCAAAAGGAATATTTTTTCCAAAAAACTTCATGGTAGACATTGGAAATTCTGTTAAACTTTTTTCTTCCTTTTCAATTGCGGTGTAAACTGATCTCGGTGATAAGGGTACTCCATAGCGGTCATGCCAAATTGGGTAAATTGATGAATCGTATTCAAGGCCCAGTTTAAGCATTATTTCCCAGGCCCAAAAGGTTTCTTCCACAACACTAAAAGTTGGTGCCCTGAAACCAATTACTTTGTGGCCTGAAATGTCTTCAAGTATTTTAATAGATTCCCCAAGATCTTTTTCAAATTCTTCCGGAGTAAGCTTTGTTACCATTCTGTGCATAAGCCCATGGGAAGCAATTTCGTGCCCGTTATCTACAATTTTGCGGATCATGTCAGGATGTTCATTGGCAACCCAACCCAACGTAAAAAAAGTAGCTTTTACATTTTTTTCTTCAAAAAGGGTTAAAAGTTTTTCTACATTTTCGTGGACTCGGTAACTTTGTTCGGACCATATTTCGGTTGGAAACTGATATTGTAAGGCTTCGGGGTGAAACCATTCTTCAACATCAACAGATAGTATATTCTCGATCATTAAAATCCCATTTTAAGCTTGCAGTAGTTTTCTGTATTTGGTTGGTGAAACACCTTTGCGTTTTTTAAAAGACCTGCTAAAACTTGATAATTCACTATACCCAAGGAGCATTGAAATATCTTTTGCCGGCAAATTGACTTTTGTAAAAATTATATCTTCATAGTAATTTAAAACAGTTTGCATAAAAGAGCGAAAAGATAAATTTGTTTCACGTTTAAATTCCTGGCTAAAATACCCTGCGCTAATATTTAAATAATCAGAAATTGCAATAATATTACAATCCCTTATTGGCGCAGTCTCAATATAATCCATTGCTTCTTTCATTCTCTTGGAAAGCAAATCATATTTTATTCCTAATTCTTCATAAGGAATTTTTCTCCAAAAATCATTTTTCAGCTGAACAAATAATTCGCTTAAATTTGATTTCCTATTTTCGCCTATAATCATTTTTACTTTAGATGTTCTGGCTATCTCGGGGATTTCGACATAGTTGAGAGAATGATTGTAAAAGATTGTTGACAGATCGGGGGTATAAAGTTGTGTGTTAGAAATACTTTTTATTGTTTGGTGATTTAAATCAGAGACTAAAATAAATAAATAGTCCAGATAAGCGCCATTTTTGTTTACCTCATCCAAAGAGTTTACAAAATCTCCCTTTATTTCACCCACAGTGTTAAGCAGGCTTGCAATTTCCTGCCTAATTTTATCATCTTGGGTAACGATTAGCCCTTTGTACATATTGTCAATCCCCCTTTTGTCCAAAAATCTATTCTAAATATTAGAGTTTCGCAATAAGAAGGATTGTGATTAATGTTGCTAAAAAAAGGATTTGTTTCTAACGGACAACTATAATCTTACCAGAAGTGACTTTTTTATTTTTTTCATTCTTTACAAGGTAAATATATAATCCAGAGCTAACTTTTTTGCCAGCATTGTTTTCAACATTCCAGGCAAAATACGAAGATTGAGTTTTTGTTTTAAAAACAGGTTCGCCCAACATATTATATATTTTTACTTCGGAATTTAAAGGTAAATTGATAAATGAAATCCCGTTTTCCTGCAAATCGGTGCCTGCTTTGTATGGAATAGGAAATACATTTACTTCGCGGCCGGATTCTGTTGTAAATTCATAAATTGGGGACGTGCTGGAAGTACTATCCATTTGCAATGAAACAACCTGATAGTAATATGTTGTATTTTCTTCCAAACCAGCTAAAATATGGAAGTGTTCTTTTGCGAATGATGTTTCTGGTTCTGTTGATATCCATTCAGACGTGGCAACATCCTTCTGTTTATATTCAATTAAATCTTTGGTTTCAATTGAGGTGTTATAGCTAATATTTTTATTAGTCCCAGAGCCGTAAGATTGTACCAGAATGCTTCCATTAACTGTCTGTTGCAGCACGTCTACAGCAAAACCAATTTCTGCCTGTTCACCAAAACTGTCCTGAACTTTCAACAAAAACAATTCAGTGCCATAAAATCCGGAAGGGGCAAAAAATGTCAATTGATAATATGTCATATCGAGAAAGATGCCAATAAAACTACTGCCTTGATTTAGCACACTTATATCAACGATATCTTCAAACCCATCCGCATCAACAATTATCTGGTCCAGATCAATTGTGTGAACAGAGTTTTCGATTATCGATATGGTACCAATAGTATTTAACTGAGGAAGATCATTAACACCGGAAACTGTAACAAGCATTGTATCAAAATCCACATTATTATCAGGATCTCTTAGTTCCAGATAGATTGCTTCTGTTCCAAACCAATCAGCATTGGGTACCAAAGTCATTTCATTACTGCTATCATCAATGATGATATCCAGGTTTAATTCATTTGAATAACTCCATTCTAATTCATCAACAGAATTATTAGGATCGCTGGCGTGTTCATCAAGGCGTATTACATGCTGGTTATCTTCATTAAATGTAACAGAGCTTAACCCGGAAATAGTTGGAGCATTGGCTTGATCCTGCCTAAAAATAGTTATTTCACTTGTGTCTTTTGCGGCGCCAGGGTCACTTACAAAAATCTGGATTTTTTCCTGTCCCAACCATGAATCAGCTACTGAAAAAGTGGCAATACCACTCTCATCGATCGCTACTGTTACATTTGTAGCAGAAGAGGATGTCCAGCTTAAATCACCCAAATCATTGTCAATATCGGTTGAATAATTTTGCAAGTTTATCTGGCGACTAAGCTGCGCAGATAAATTTACAGCTGGGAGAGCAGATAAATGTGGTCTGTCATTTACCGGAACAACCGTTACTGAAACCTGGGCGCTGTCTTTATTTTGATTCGGATCAGTCACATACAGCCAAACATCTTCTGAACCATTCCAGTTTTCCTCCGGTATAAAAGTCGCAATATTTGTAGTATGATCAATATTTATTGCAACTTTATCACCCGTACCATTGTGCCAAAACAAATTTTGAACAGGATCATCAGCATCTGTAACATAATCGTTTAAGGCCAACTGATCACTTCCATCTTCATTAAACTCTACTTGTGGTAATGTTCCAATTTGTGGCCCGCTTGTTCCACCAAGAACACGTACTAACAAAATTGCCTCTCCTGTAGCGTCAGAAGGATCTGTAACACTTACCAAAACATAATCAAAACCCGATGAGTCCGTTAAAGCAGTAATTGTTAATTCTTTAGTTGTTTCATTAAAACTTAAACTGGTTCTAATCTCATTTGAAAAAGACCATGAAAGGTCATCATCACTATCATCTACATCTGTAACATATGGAGAGAGATTTATAACTACAGAACCATTGGGTTCAAGTACTTGTTCAGGCAGGGCTGATATTTCAGGTGCATCATTTATGGCAGTTACGGTGACTGTGAAAGTCGTTTGATCTGATAATCCGCCTTCATCTGTGACAGTTGCTGTAATTGTACGTTCACCAAACCAGTTGGCTGCCGGTTTTATAGTCAGCACATCGTCATTTACAGTTAAAGTAATTGAATTTGTTGTTTCAGCTGCGAAAATCAAATCCTCAATATTGCTATCAGAATCTGTAACATAATCAGAAAGTTTCAGGTTTATCTGAGTATCTTCATCCAGTTCCTGGTTCGGAACTTCAAGGAAAACCGGGGCTTCGGAAGAACTGCCACCTTCGGTTGATTTAGCAGTAAATATTTTGCTGTCATAAAAGCCTTCGTCATCTGCTGCTTTAATTGTCAGTTTTTCCTGACCTGTCCAATTTGATGGTGTTGTAATTGTAATTATTTTGTTAGCAAGACTAACTGTCAGTTTATTATCACCGGAATATGACCACACAAGTTGAGCATTGTCATCATCAGGATCATCTGCTAAAGATGCTAAATTTATAGTGATTGTTGTATCGGCAGGTAAAACCTGTTGAGAAGGCAGCCCGCTTATTTTGGGAACAGCCAAACTAATCTCATCCGAATATTCACCTGCATTAAGTGAATAGTCTACCGCTCTTAAACGATAAAAATATTGAACACCCTTCTCAAAATTATCATCTGCATAACTGTTATGTGGATGTTGGACACAATCTATTTGGGTTGACGCATTTGCCGATGTGCTGCGAAAAATACGATATAAATAGAGATCTGATTCCGAGCCTGCATTCCAGGATAAGTTTAATTGATTTTGGGCATTTACAGATTGCAGAAACAGCACAATAAATATTATAGTTGTTTTTATTTTATTACTTAACATCAATTTTTACCTCCTCAGAAAAAGCGCTTTCTACACTATTCATAATAGAGGTTACGCATATAAAAATGGTGTTTGATGTATTCGATGGTTTTTTAAATTCATATAAGTTTTCACGAATTAAGCTTGGATTGATTTTTTTCCAAGGTGCATCCGGCCGGGTTTTAGCATACACGTTATAGACTGCTCCGTACACTTTGCCCCAATGAATAACAATGCGATCTTCTTTTATCTCAGAATAAACGTTGGATGGCGGCCTACTCTTTTTAATGCGGTGAGAAGTATATCTGGTACCCGGAGTTTTAATTTTAATTCCCGGCAAATTAAATCTAAATGTAAAGCCAACCCTGTGTGTATTTCCAAGGTCTTCAAAAGCATAAAAAGTATAATCAACCAAGTACTTTTGATCAATATTAAGCCCGGCACCATATCCGGGAGTAAATTTTTGGTCTGCTCTAAACTGGTTTCCAAAACGAAGGGAAAAAGTTTTTAATAAAGTATATTCCAAACCTGTGGAAAGGGCAAAATCGCTATCAATAGATTTTACTCCGTCAACTGCAATCTTTAACCCCGTATTACGAATTTTGTACGCTAATCCCGCACGATAAACAAATGGAATTTTTTCTTTTACAGAATCGTATTGAATATTTCCACCAAGATTTTGAACAACCAAACCCAAGGTTAAACCCGGTACAAACATATAGACATAAACCCCGGCATCAATGGCAATACCACTTGCCCTGTAACTTGCAAGCTCTTCTGTAAAATATTTAACACCTAACCCAACATAAAGGCTGCGATCAATTTTATACCCTAGCCCAAGATTAACAATACTACTGGAGACATTTATATCACCAGCTGGTATTCCAAAATGGTTTTTACTTTGAATTGCAGGCATCCAAAAATGCGAGATACCAATCGCAACACCCAGTTTCCTGTCAAAATTGTAACCAAATACAATGTTATCGATCCGCGTATCTTCAATCCATTGAGTGTGGTTTAAACCAACCGCACCCATTTTAATATTCGCAAGACCGGCAGGATTGTAATAAAGGGCATTTTCATCGTCTGCTATTGCAGTGAAAGTTTCTCCAAGACCGGCAACCCTTGCACTAAGCCCGGAGCGGAGGAAAATATTACTGGCACCGCCTGCAGAACCGGATGGACTTTGGGAGTATAAAGGGAGGACAAAGAGAATAATTAAAAGGACAACCATATATTTGTTCATACTACTTCCATATTTTTCCCGAGCATAATTGCAACAATAGTGCCATAAGGGAAAACGCATTCATCCAGTGATAATCTGCAATGCTCAAATAAACAGCTTTTGACGCTTGTACAAATATTTTACAAAGAACGTCTTTATTACCTGTGTTTTAGATCAATCTTGAAACAACTTTTGTTAATGACTTAGGCGATACAAGCAGATTTGTATAGCTTGCGTTGGCCAATGGACAGGCACATTCCTTGTTTTTAATGCTTTTCCGGATTTTACCTGCCGACCTGCTGTTCCACACCTTTTCAAAATCATAATCATTTTCACGCAAATTACCCATGGAATCTGCACGTATACAACAGGGCCACACATCTCCATCCGGAGAAATCTGGCACGATGTTACTCCTGCAAAGCAAGGAATATGCTGTTTTTCTTCCAACAAATATTTCTGTACCAATTCATAATATTCAAAACGGAATGACTGGGCAATTTTTGCCACACCGCTTAGTTTGTTCTTTTTCATTTCTGTCACAAGAAAATCAATCACTTTATGATATTTCTCATAAGTTGGCGTAATGGGTTCCTGCATGGTCCCTAATTCGACACGTTCTTCAGCAATCTCTGTTATATATGAATCTGGTTCGAGTTTGATCAATTCCTTATATATATCCGGAAATTTATGGACATTGAAGTTTGAAATTACAGTATGAATGCCAATTGTAAAATTGGGATAATGGCGAAGTTTTGAGAGTTCTTCATAAGTTTTCATCGCCCTTTCCCAATTGCCTGGGAAACCACGAATTTTATCATGCTCCTCGCCGATATCATCCAAAGACAGGTTTATGATTATATCAGAATTTTTACAATACTCAATCATTTCCTTTACTTTGCCAGGTATGATTTTATAAAGACTGCCATTTGTAGGAATATTTATAATTCCCGGCTGAGTATGATCATAAGCTGCTTTAACACAATCGACAATATCCTTTCTTAAAAAAGGCTCGCCACCACTAAACGTAAACCAATAAGGGGCCTTTCCTAATTTTGAAAAGATTTTACTATACTCATCTACTGTCAGGTTTTCTACCCTTTTTTCATACACATTACAGGTCATACAACGCGAATTGCAAGAGTATAAAAGGCTTATTGTAATGTTCACCGGAAGAGGCGCATTTTTTCCACCCAGGCGATAGTGTTTATGAAATCCCGGAATTCGTGAGAGGAGCTGTATTTTTTTTGAAGTCTTTGGATGCATCGTTTCTCCGAAAAAGTTAAATCATTTATGTGAAAGTATTTCCTGGCTTTGATTAGTCTGCGGTGTTCCCAGCAGCGGACTTAATAAAATTTTTATTTTATTCCAGCGTGTATATTTTGCCCCAAATGCGAAAACAGCTAAAATCTTAACCGGAAAAGTAACACCAAATTTTATACTGGTTATAATTATTTTAGCCAATAGCATTTGTTTACGAAGATCTTTTATAAATCCTGATTCAATTATTTGGTCATATTTATTTAATTGAGCGGCGCTAAAATCATTTTTTTCAAATGCTTCCAGAATCACTTTACACGAAGCTTCGGCCGCATCGATGGAATAATCTATCCCGGCACCAAATAGAGGGCTAACCATTCCCGCCGCATCACCAAGGACAACTTGCGAGTCATCTGAAAAATGGTCAATAAGCCACATGGGAATGAAACCACCTTTCTTGTCTACAAATTTCCGGTTCTTTAATAAAGGTGCGGTTAGTTTATAAGATTCAATAAAATCAAAAAAAATGTCTTTTACTTTTATTCCTTTATCAATCTCTTTGTTTATGGTTCCAACACCAATATTGGATTCGTTTTTATTTGGGAAAATCCAGCCATAACCCCATGGAAACAATTTATGGTCTAGGTAAATTTTCATCTCGTTTTCCGCGAATGGAACACCCTCAACCTCATAAGCATAGGCATAAGCCCAGTACGGTTTGTTTTTTGTATAATCAAAAAGGGGATTGTTTTTTGCCAACGTATGTGGGCCATCCGCAAAAGCAACAACATTGCATTCAACAGTTCTTTTTTCTTTGTTTTTTAAATCGTGGAGCTCAACTTCAACTTTGCCGGTCTCTTTAACCGAATAGCCAAGAGCTTTGGTTTTATTTACAAGATTAGCTCCGGCTTTTTGGGCATTCTCTGAGAGGTGCCTGTCAAATATTCTTCTTTTTACTGTAACCTGATCACAATCGTAAACAACTTCTCCCCAGGGCATAATAAAAATATTTTTAGTAATATTTTGCTCAATAACTTCAGGATCAGTCACATACTTTTTAAAATAAGGCATATCAAACAGCCCGCCGCAGGCACTCGTTTTTCCAGCAAACTCATCTTTTTCCACAAGAAGAACACTTTTTTTCGCCTCCGCAAGAAGTTTTGCCAAAACAGAACCTGCCGGTCCGGAACCGATCACTACAACATCATATTTTTCCATTAACACTTTACCTTTAAAAGTTATAAGATTGGCATAATCGAATCAGAAAGGGAATTACTTAAATTAAGACTCATCGAATTTTAACGAAAAAGACCTATTTGAATTATTTCAAACAGGTCTTAAAAATTTTCCAAAAACTATGTTTTAAAACAGGATTGTTAAACTATTAAATACTTTATCTAACAAGTGTCATTCTTTTTATTATTGACGATCTCCCCGCCTGTAACAGATAAATATACATGCCGCTTGCTACAGCCTGGTTTTGATCATTTTTTCCATTCCAAACAATGGAGTAATTTCCATCAGCAAGCGAGCTGTTAAAAAGCGTTTTTACTTTTTGTCCAAGCTGATTAAAAACAACCAGCTTAACAGTTTGTCCATTTTCTTTTTTGGGTATTGAAAAATGAATGCGTGTATTGGGATTAAATGGATTTGGATAATTCTGCTGCAGCTGCAACTTATCAGGCAGTAAAACATTTACAACCCTTACCAAACCGTTACTTACAAAATCAATCTTTATATCCGGATGAGTATAACGTTTTCCATCGTAGGTAATATCAATTAAGTGATATGTATAATGCCGTCCTTTTTCTACTTCATAATCTACAAAGGTGTAATCTTTACCAAAACTGGATGTACCCAATCCTTCCAAATCTTCATTTTCATTATAAGAGCTAACCAAGCTGAATGAAGATTCTGAAGATGATTTACGCCAAAGTTCAAACCCAAAATTATTCAACTCACTTGCAGTTTGCCAGCTCAATTCAATCCCAAATTCTGTGACAGCTCCTTCAAACGAAACAAGTTCAACGGGTAGCGAATTATCGGTAGTTGAAGAGCCCATTGTAAAAACAGAATATTTGGCAAGCTCTGAAGAGAGCCCGGAAACAGTGATCGTATCATTAACAGTGTCCCGAGTTTGACCTGTCCCGGCTACAACCCATTGGCCATCAGTCCCGCTTGTTGGATCGAAGTAACAAATTCTCAGATCGTTTTCATCGTTGATGGCTGACCACTCAGTTATCCCGGAATAAGAAAATTTTATTTCTGCATTGTATGTAGTAGCCGCTGTTGTAATTGTATAATAGCCATTTGTCGCAACATGGTCGACCCCAGTACCTACCAGGCTTTTATTTGTAACTTTGCCCTGATTGTAAAAAACGGAAGTATTACCGTCAGAAAATCCTGAAGCAAAATCAATAATAACTTTGTCATTGCTAAATCTTACTGTATCCGGATCATTGCCAGTTATATTTCTTTCATCGGCCAGGTCATTCTCCCACCAGGAAAGCTCATTATCATCCTGGGCCGTTGCAATAATATCCACATCGCCATCGCCATCCATGTCTTGCGCAACAGAATAGTAAGCTGCTGTAAATGTTGTAGTTATATTTGTCTTTGTAAAACTTTCACTGCCGTCATTTTCATACCAATCAACCGAATCGTCATTATCAGCGACTGAAATCATGTCCATATCAGCATCTCCATCAATATCTGCTGCCTGAACATTTCTGGCATTTTGATAGCTACTTGTTACAACATTCTCGCTACCAAAAGAGCCACTTCCATTATTCGCCCACCAGGAAATCTTATCCACGCCCCAGGTCGCCAATAAAATATCATTATCTCCGTCACTATCTACATCAGCAGTGCTTACAACCCATGGACCATTACTTAGTGGGGTAATGCTGTTTTGAGTAAAACTCTCGCTACCATTATTTGACCACCAAGATAGATCTTTACCGGCATTACCGGCATTCGCTTCACCTGCCGCGACCGTAACTATGTCAATATCGCTGTCACTATCTATTGTAGTTGCTTCAACAGATGCGGCAGCTTCATAATTGGAAACAAGTGTATTAGCTGAAAAACTTCCACTTCCATTATTATCAAACCAGCGAATTTTATCCCCGCCATTGTCATTTTGAATATTATAATAGGATGCTAAAATTTCCAGGTCCGTGTCTTCGTCTATATCAAATGCATGTATCGTATAAATCACGCTATCTGCTGTTCCAACGGAGTGATGTGTCCAACCACCATTTGAAGGTGTTCCGTCATTTTCAAACCAGGATAATGGCTGCCTGCCATCTCCTCCTGCTGCAACATCCAAATCTCCATCCTCATTGTAATCGGCCACCCAAATAGAACGCGCCCCTAATGTTGAATCGGATATCGTGTGCTGAGTAAAGGTTTCTGTACCATCATTCTCAAACCAAACAACTGTACCGCGCGGTGATGTAGTTTCGTCATTCGCAGCACTAACTATATCCATATCTCCATCATCATCTAGATCAACAACATTAAATTTTTTGGCAAGGATCAATGTATCACTAACAACATTTTTTGTCGCAAATCCCTGCGCAAAAGCAAATTGAGATAAAACCAAAATTGAAAACAATAACATTAGTGGGGACATTCTTCTCATAAGCTAAAATTCCTGAGTAAATCTATTGTTTATTAAAAGCAAAACCTTCAATACCTATCTTTGCAATAATACTCGAGCCCAAAAAAGAGGGTGCCATAAGGCACGCTTTGGTAATGGTCGGCCATAAACCATAATAAAAAAGTTCGCAAATGGTTTAAACCAGCTAGCAGTATTTAAAAACCAGGTTGTAAATTTTTCAGAATCAAACCAACGTTTTAACATGTCTGAATATTCAAAACCGGGAAGGATCTCTTCTCTCCA containing:
- a CDS encoding T9SS type A sorting domain-containing protein, with the protein product MSPLMLLFSILVLSQFAFAQGFATKNVVSDTLILAKKFNVVDLDDDGDMDIVSAANDETTSPRGTVVWFENDGTETFTQHTISDSTLGARSIWVADYNEDGDLDVAAGGDGRQPLSWFENDGTPSNGGWTHHSVGTADSVIYTIHAFDIDEDTDLEILASYYNIQNDNGGDKIRWFDNNGSGSFSANTLVSNYEAAASVEATTIDSDSDIDIVTVAAGEANAGNAGKDLSWWSNNGSESFTQNSITPLSNGPWVVSTADVDSDGDNDILLATWGVDKISWWANNGSGSFGSENVVTSSYQNARNVQAADIDGDADMDMISVADNDDSVDWYENDGSESFTKTNITTTFTAAYYSVAQDMDGDGDVDIIATAQDDNELSWWENDLADERNITGNDPDTVRFSNDKVIIDFASGFSDGNTSVFYNQGKVTNKSLVGTGVDHVATNGYYTITTAATTYNAEIKFSYSGITEWSAINDENDLRICYFDPTSGTDGQWVVAGTGQTRDTVNDTITVSGLSSELAKYSVFTMGSSTTDNSLPVELVSFEGAVTEFGIELSWQTASELNNFGFELWRKSSSESSFSLVSSYNENEDLEGLGTSSFGKDYTFVDYEVEKGRHYTYHLIDITYDGKRYTHPDIKIDFVSNGLVRVVNVLLPDKLQLQQNYPNPFNPNTRIHFSIPKKENGQTVKLVVFNQLGQKVKTLFNSSLADGNYSIVWNGKNDQNQAVASGMYIYLLQAGRSSIIKRMTLVR